A single window of Aquarana catesbeiana isolate 2022-GZ linkage group LG10, ASM4218655v1, whole genome shotgun sequence DNA harbors:
- the LOC141109840 gene encoding pleckstrin homology-like domain family A member 2, translated as MNRSVASPVAIKEGDLEKRSDSFLQLWKKRRCVLTADGLHLYTDPRKKGKAKILRFDSLAKLECVERKGERVYFTLVTMDGQEIDFRCWERSRWNAEITLALVGFQNRKAVQELRARKEHQAREAGERLRSWGP; from the coding sequence ATGAATCGTTCTGTTGCATCACCTGTCGCCATCAAGGAGGGCGACTTAGAGAAACGCAGTGATAGCTTTCTTCAACTGTGGAAGAAGCGGCGGTGTGTGTTGACCGCAGATGGTTTGCATTTGTATACGGACCCACGGAAAAAAGGCAAGGCCAAAATTCTGCGTTTTGACTCCTTGGCCAAATTGGAGTGCGTGGAGAGGAAAGGGGAGCGAGTGTACTTTACCCTAGTCACAATGGACGGGCAGGAGATAGACTTCCGCTGCTGGGAACGCAGTCGGTGGAACGCAGAGATCACACTAGCCTTGGTGGGTTTCCAGAACAGAAAAGCTGTACAAGAACTTAGAGCACGAAAAGAACACCAGGCCAGAGAAGCAGGGGAACGCTTAAGAAGCTGGGGTCCATGA